A window of the Pseudomonas furukawaii genome harbors these coding sequences:
- the dinB gene encoding DNA polymerase IV, producing the protein MSQRKIVHIDCDCFYAAIEMRDDPSLAGKPLAVGGSPDKRGVVATCNYDARAYGVRSAMPMRTAVKLCPDLTIVRPRMDVYKGVSRQIHQIFRDFTEVIEPLSLDEAYLDVSDSPHFAGSATRIAQEIRRRVAAELLITVSAGVAPNKFLAKIASDWRKPDGLFVITPDQVDDFVAALPVSKLHGVGKVTAEKLARLGVRTCADLRDWNKLTLAREFGSFGERLYNLARGQDERSVQVDSRRQSISVENTYDRDLPDLPACLAQLPALLDELRGRMARLDASYKPDKPFVKLKFHDFTQTTLEQAGARRDLDSYRQLLSAAFARGDKPVRLIGVGVRLQDLRGVAEQLSLF; encoded by the coding sequence ATGAGCCAAAGAAAAATCGTCCACATTGACTGCGATTGTTTCTATGCCGCCATCGAGATGCGCGACGACCCCAGCCTGGCAGGCAAGCCACTGGCCGTCGGCGGCTCGCCGGACAAGCGCGGTGTGGTCGCCACCTGCAATTACGATGCGCGAGCCTACGGCGTGCGCTCGGCCATGCCCATGCGCACGGCGGTCAAGCTTTGCCCGGACCTGACCATCGTCCGGCCGCGCATGGACGTCTACAAAGGGGTGTCGCGGCAGATCCACCAGATCTTTCGTGACTTCACCGAGGTCATCGAGCCCCTGTCCCTGGACGAAGCCTACCTGGACGTCTCCGACAGCCCGCACTTCGCTGGCAGCGCCACTCGCATCGCCCAGGAGATCCGGCGGCGAGTTGCAGCGGAGTTGCTTATCACCGTGTCCGCCGGCGTGGCGCCGAACAAATTCCTGGCCAAGATCGCCAGCGACTGGCGCAAGCCCGACGGCCTGTTCGTGATCACTCCGGACCAGGTGGACGACTTCGTCGCCGCGCTGCCGGTGAGCAAGTTGCATGGGGTGGGCAAGGTCACGGCGGAGAAGCTGGCGCGCCTGGGAGTGCGCACCTGCGCCGACCTGCGTGACTGGAACAAACTGACCCTGGCCCGGGAGTTCGGCAGTTTCGGCGAGCGCCTCTATAACCTGGCGCGGGGACAGGACGAGCGTAGCGTGCAGGTGGACAGCCGGCGGCAGTCCATCAGCGTCGAGAACACCTATGACCGCGATCTGCCGGATCTGCCGGCCTGCCTGGCGCAGTTACCGGCCCTGCTGGACGAATTGCGCGGGCGCATGGCGCGGCTGGACGCCAGCTACAAGCCGGACAAGCCCTTCGTGAAACTGAAGTTCCACGACTTTACCCAGACCACCCTGGAACAGGCCGGCGCCCGGCGCGACCTGGACAGCTACCGGCAACTGCTCAGCGCGGCGTTCGCCCGGGGCGATAAACCGGTGCGGCTGATCGGGGTGGGCGTGCGCTTGCAGGACCTGCGTGGAGTCGCCGAGCAGTTGAGCCTGTTCTAG
- a CDS encoding META domain-containing protein, translated as MNHSALPLIVLATALAGCASDRPRLETGTTYQVEWIGERPLIDRSHLTITLGDDNRAYGNAGCNHWFASYELKGDTLTFGAAGSTRKLCAPALMEQEQRFLEALDKVQRWDISPIDQLRLWPAEGKPIRLWPVEG; from the coding sequence ATGAACCACAGCGCCCTGCCGTTGATCGTGCTGGCCACCGCCCTCGCCGGCTGCGCCAGCGATCGCCCGCGCCTGGAAACCGGCACCACCTACCAGGTGGAATGGATAGGCGAGCGACCGCTGATCGATCGCAGTCACCTGACCATTACCCTGGGCGACGACAACCGCGCCTACGGCAACGCCGGCTGCAACCACTGGTTCGCATCCTATGAACTGAAGGGCGACACCCTGACCTTCGGCGCCGCGGGCAGCACCCGCAAACTGTGCGCCCCGGCCCTGATGGAGCAGGAACAACGCTTCCTCGAGGCCCTGGACAAGGTGCAACGCTGGGACATCTCCCCTATCGACCAACTGCGCCTGTGGCCAGCCGAGGGCAAACCGATCCGGCTCTGGCCGGTGGAAGGCTGA
- a CDS encoding 2-hydroxyacid dehydrogenase, with amino-acid sequence MRTILFSSQAHDRDSFLGANPTVELHFQQARLTLDTTALANGFDVVCAFINDDLSAPVLERLANGGTRLVALRSAGYNHVDLAAAERLGLTVVRVPAYSPHAVAEHAVALILALNRRLHRAYNRTREGDFSLHGLTGFDLVGKTVGVVGTGQIGEAFARIMAGFGCGLLAHDPQRNPGVEALGALYVDLPDLLANSDILSLHCPLNDATRHLINADSLTRMKPGAMLINTGRGALVDTPALIEALKSGQLGYLGLDVYEEEANLFFEDRSDLPLQDDVLARLLTFPNVIVTAHQAFLTREALAAIARTTLDNITAWAAGQPCNQVQAQ; translated from the coding sequence ATGCGAACCATCCTGTTCAGCAGCCAGGCCCATGACCGCGACAGCTTCCTGGGCGCCAATCCCACCGTCGAACTGCATTTCCAGCAAGCCCGCCTGACCCTCGACACCACGGCGCTGGCCAATGGCTTCGACGTGGTCTGCGCCTTCATCAACGACGACCTCTCCGCACCGGTACTGGAGCGCCTCGCCAACGGCGGCACCCGACTCGTCGCACTGCGCTCGGCCGGCTACAACCATGTGGACCTGGCCGCCGCCGAGCGACTCGGGCTCACCGTGGTGCGGGTACCCGCCTACTCGCCCCATGCGGTGGCCGAGCACGCGGTAGCGCTTATCCTCGCCCTCAACCGACGCCTCCACCGCGCCTACAACCGCACCCGCGAGGGCGACTTCAGCCTCCACGGCCTGACCGGTTTCGACCTGGTGGGCAAGACCGTCGGTGTGGTCGGCACCGGGCAGATCGGCGAGGCCTTCGCCCGCATCATGGCCGGCTTCGGCTGCGGCCTGCTGGCCCACGATCCGCAGCGCAATCCGGGCGTCGAGGCGCTGGGTGCCCTGTACGTGGACCTGCCGGACCTGTTGGCCAACAGCGACATCCTCAGCCTGCACTGCCCGCTGAACGACGCGACACGCCACCTGATCAACGCCGACAGCCTGACCCGGATGAAACCCGGCGCCATGCTGATCAACACCGGCCGTGGCGCCCTGGTCGACACCCCTGCCCTGATCGAGGCCCTGAAATCCGGCCAGCTCGGCTACCTCGGCCTGGACGTCTATGAAGAAGAAGCCAACCTGTTCTTCGAGGATCGCTCCGACCTGCCCCTGCAGGACGACGTGCTGGCGCGATTGCTGACCTTTCCCAACGTGATAGTCACGGCCCACCAGGCCTTCCTGACCCGCGAGGCCCTGGCCGCCATCGCTCGCACCACCCTGGACAACATCACCGCCTGGGCTGCCGGACAGCCGTGCAATCAGGTGCAAGCCCAGTGA
- a CDS encoding DNA adenine methylase has protein sequence MTNPIVPWMGGKRRLADRLIPLFPPHECYVEVFAGGAALFFLRPMPAPTEVLNDINGDLVCLYRVVQNHLEEFVRQFKWALSSRQIFEWQKMTRPETLTDIQRAARFFYLQHHAFGGRVSGQTFGTATTGPAINLLRIEENLSAAWQRLSGVYVENLPWLDCAERYDRPHTFLYIDPPYWQTEGYGVDFPFENYERMADFMRRCKGRVMVSINDHPDIRRVFQGFHLERTDIRYSNTNQRQGQAEVTGELVITSWEPGRLGRLL, from the coding sequence ATGACCAATCCGATCGTTCCCTGGATGGGCGGCAAGCGCCGCCTGGCCGACCGCCTTATCCCGCTGTTCCCGCCCCATGAGTGCTACGTCGAGGTGTTTGCCGGCGGCGCTGCGCTCTTCTTCCTTCGCCCGATGCCGGCGCCCACTGAGGTGCTGAACGACATCAACGGCGACCTGGTGTGCCTCTACCGGGTGGTGCAGAACCACCTTGAGGAATTCGTGCGCCAGTTCAAGTGGGCCCTCTCCAGCCGCCAGATCTTCGAGTGGCAGAAGATGACCCGCCCCGAGACTCTGACCGATATCCAGCGCGCCGCGCGCTTTTTCTACCTGCAGCACCATGCCTTCGGTGGCAGGGTGTCCGGGCAGACGTTCGGCACGGCCACGACCGGCCCGGCCATCAACCTGCTGCGCATTGAGGAAAATCTCTCTGCCGCTTGGCAGCGCCTGTCCGGCGTCTACGTCGAGAATCTGCCCTGGCTGGACTGCGCCGAACGCTACGACCGGCCGCACACCTTCCTCTACATAGATCCACCGTATTGGCAGACGGAGGGATACGGTGTCGACTTCCCGTTCGAGAACTATGAGCGGATGGCCGATTTCATGCGGCGGTGCAAGGGGAGGGTGATGGTCAGTATCAACGACCATCCTGATATCCGGCGGGTGTTTCAGGGCTTCCACCTCGAACGGACCGACATTCGCTACAGCAATACCAATCAGCGGCAGGGGCAGGCGGAGGTCACTGGAGAGCTAGTGATAACCAGCTGGGAGCCTGGCCGATTAGGGCGGCTCTTGTAG
- a CDS encoding ComEC/Rec2 family competence protein — MSNVFSRSEFVAFLTAFNQTPPNDKFSSGSMELIRSLRLLSERKAIPRRAEPDRRLFCTKIADGDEIEIWSLSPSDACMERFMRYIASNMPQKGVTKTRAPSIHANETAVALLIKYGNHAVLLGADLEETHKGWTAILESGGRPQQKSTLFKVPHHGSQNGHHDGVWEKMLAPNPVSILTPYNRGSKLPTEADIARIAKRSERAFTTRHLRKTRKPSRSSLVEKMIKATATEIAPIDKSIGHIRATLNPHTDDWDIELHKGAAPLLDATA; from the coding sequence ATGAGCAATGTATTTTCAAGATCCGAGTTTGTGGCATTCTTGACAGCCTTCAATCAGACGCCACCCAACGACAAATTTTCATCTGGATCTATGGAGCTAATTCGCTCTCTAAGGTTACTCAGCGAACGGAAAGCTATCCCGCGCAGGGCCGAACCTGATCGGCGGCTCTTCTGTACGAAAATTGCCGATGGTGACGAAATTGAAATTTGGTCCTTATCCCCTTCTGATGCGTGCATGGAAAGGTTCATGAGATATATCGCATCGAATATGCCCCAGAAGGGGGTAACCAAGACTAGAGCACCATCGATCCACGCAAACGAAACAGCGGTCGCACTTCTTATAAAGTATGGTAATCATGCTGTACTTCTTGGAGCTGACCTAGAAGAAACCCATAAAGGCTGGACCGCTATTCTTGAGTCTGGCGGGCGACCCCAACAAAAATCGACACTATTTAAGGTACCGCATCACGGCTCGCAGAATGGCCACCATGACGGCGTCTGGGAAAAAATGCTTGCCCCAAATCCAGTGAGCATACTTACGCCATACAACCGCGGCTCAAAGCTTCCTACCGAAGCTGACATCGCGCGTATCGCGAAACGCTCCGAGCGTGCATTTACTACGCGTCATCTGCGGAAGACACGAAAACCCTCGCGCTCCTCCCTTGTTGAGAAAATGATTAAAGCAACTGCCACAGAGATAGCCCCAATCGACAAAAGCATTGGACACATCCGGGCCACGCTTAATCCTCACACCGACGACTGGGATATCGAGCTTCATAAGGGCGCGGCCCCCCTTCTTGATGCTACTGCTTGA